The Desulfosporosinus acidiphilus SJ4 genome has a window encoding:
- a CDS encoding UDP-N-acetylmuramoyl-L-alanyl-D-glutamate--2,6-diaminopimelate ligase, translating into MPAVPKSLSEIIQEIEVLGSSGDTGVVIKGMAMDSRRVEEGDLYACVPGFKVDGHDYVAAAVAAGASALVVERFLPLDVPQVKVVSVRQAMGAIAAILYDRPSERLELIGVTGTNGKTTITYLIEKIAAKQKQKVGIIGTLGARIDGRDIPGERTTPEAIEVQKLLGAMVAEKVSVAVMEVSSHALDLGRVAGCEFDVGIFTNLTQDHLDYHKTMEEYLNAKAKLFSSLKGKKQPKLSILNGDDPAFLKLNNASSAPVVSYGIHNQEVNYRAEKVQVTSDGVRFTIQFKGDSQEIWYATPGFFSVYNALAAFVWGVERGYTPKSVAEALAEIPGVPGRFESVRSGQPFQVIVDYAHTPDGLENVVRTARDFTQGRLITVFGCGGDRDRGKRPLMGKVASEGSDFLIVTSDNPRTEDPELIIQEVLQGVSKVDYVALTDRREAIEKACGMAKPGDTILIAGKGHETYQIFGTEVHPFDDREVARESLRRLGYV; encoded by the coding sequence ATGCCAGCGGTGCCGAAATCACTGTCTGAAATTATACAGGAAATTGAAGTTTTAGGCTCATCAGGGGATACCGGAGTTGTAATTAAAGGGATGGCTATGGACTCCCGACGCGTTGAGGAAGGGGATCTCTATGCCTGTGTTCCGGGTTTTAAAGTGGATGGGCATGATTACGTGGCAGCAGCTGTTGCCGCCGGAGCGTCCGCTTTGGTTGTAGAACGTTTTCTGCCCCTGGACGTGCCGCAAGTGAAAGTTGTCAGCGTCCGTCAAGCAATGGGAGCCATTGCTGCCATCCTTTATGACCGCCCCAGTGAACGATTAGAACTCATTGGCGTAACCGGGACAAACGGGAAGACTACCATTACCTACTTAATAGAGAAAATTGCCGCGAAGCAGAAGCAAAAGGTGGGCATCATCGGGACCTTAGGTGCTCGTATTGATGGCCGCGATATTCCGGGCGAAAGAACAACGCCGGAAGCCATCGAGGTTCAAAAGCTTTTAGGAGCAATGGTGGCGGAAAAGGTCAGCGTTGCTGTTATGGAAGTCTCTTCTCATGCTCTGGACCTCGGAAGAGTTGCCGGCTGCGAATTTGATGTGGGTATTTTCACCAATTTAACACAAGATCACCTGGATTATCATAAAACAATGGAAGAATACCTTAATGCCAAGGCCAAATTATTTTCAAGTCTTAAGGGTAAAAAACAGCCTAAGTTGAGTATTCTTAATGGCGATGATCCAGCATTTTTGAAATTAAACAATGCCTCAAGTGCCCCGGTAGTGAGTTATGGAATTCACAATCAAGAGGTGAATTATCGGGCAGAGAAGGTTCAAGTGACTTCGGATGGTGTGCGCTTTACAATTCAATTTAAGGGTGATAGCCAAGAAATTTGGTACGCTACACCAGGCTTTTTCAGCGTCTACAATGCACTGGCTGCTTTTGTTTGGGGTGTCGAGCGCGGATATACGCCTAAGTCTGTGGCAGAGGCTTTGGCAGAAATCCCCGGTGTTCCGGGACGCTTTGAAAGTGTCCGCAGTGGGCAGCCGTTTCAAGTAATTGTTGATTATGCCCATACCCCGGATGGTTTGGAAAATGTTGTTCGTACAGCCCGTGATTTTACGCAGGGAAGACTGATTACCGTTTTCGGATGCGGGGGGGACCGAGATCGCGGGAAACGGCCTTTGATGGGCAAAGTAGCTTCAGAAGGAAGTGACTTTCTGATAGTAACGTCAGATAACCCTCGTACAGAGGATCCGGAACTGATTATTCAGGAGGTGCTTCAAGGTGTCTCAAAGGTTGACTATGTAGCATTGACTGACCGCAGAGAGGCTATTGAAAAGGCATGCGGCATGGCTAAACCTGGAGATACAATTTTAATCGCCGGTAAGGGGCATGAAACCTATCAGATTTTTGGGACCGAGGTTCATCCCTTTGACGATCGTGAAGTTGCCCGGGAATCGTTGAGGAGGCTGGGATATGTTTAA